The Penaeus vannamei isolate JL-2024 chromosome 39, ASM4276789v1, whole genome shotgun sequence genome includes the window gcgTCGTACAGATCGTCCTCTTTGCTCTCTGTGGTCTCGCCCTGGCCTCGgccctgcggcggcggcggcggcgcggcggaGGGGGCGGCCTCGTCGATGTAGACCAGCGGGCTCTCGAAGGGCTCGGTGGCGTTGGCGGCGTCCGGGGCGGGCGGCGTCGGGGCGGGGCGGGACTGCTCGTGGCGGACGTCGGCGACGATGACGAAGGTCCCGCGCGTCCGGCTGAACAGGCCCTTGGACATCCGCGCGCTGTCGACGCTGTCCGAGGCAGAGGAGATCCCAGAGAAGTTCCGCAGCAGTCTGGAACAGAGGGGGCGCTTGAGTCTCACGCGCGCTTCAGCATTCCGAATCGCTTTCGAAGCAGTGTTCAGACACAGCAAATTAACCGCCAATAAGTGATTTGCGCTAAAATTCGTCTACTGAAACTCATGGTTGCTGTGGCCTGTGCAGAGGATCTGATCCATTTCCGAAAAAGGATTTTCGAACTGATAAGGATAAAGAATGAAGCAAGTGTTGGTAATGGAAATTTCAGGTCCTAATCTTTCTCCTTAAGAGACTAGCATACTACAAATCTGCATGTTCAGGATATGTTAATaagcatactcatacacacatgcatatgtatgtatatgtatatgtacacacacatacacacatgcatatatgcatgtgtgtgtacatgtataagacacgtttttgcatatatatatatatatatatatatatatatatatatatatatatatatagatatatagagagagagagagagagagagagagagagagagagagagagagagagagagagagatactgtagataaacatacatccatgcaaacatacacaaacacacacacacacacacacacacacacacacacacacacacacacacacacatatatatatatatatatatatatatatatatatatatatatatatatgtatatatatgtatatatatgtatatatatatatatatatatatatatatatatatatatatatatatataagtatgtatatgtatatgtatatatatacaaacacacacacacacacacacacacacacacacacatatatatatatatatatatatatatatatatatatatatatatatatatatatatatatgtatatatatatatatatatatataatatatatatatatatatatatataatatatatatatatatatatatatatatatatatatatatatatatatatatatatgagagagagagagagagagagagagagatttatatacatatgtatatatatatatgcatgcacgcattatatatatatatatatatatatatatatatatatatatatatatatatatatataaacacacaaacacacacacacacacacacacacacacacacacacacatatatatatatatatatatatatatatatatatatatatatatatatatatatatatatatatatatatatatatatatatatatatatatatatatatatgtatacatgtatgcacatatacatataaatacacacagagagtGTGACACGGAAACGTGCAGCTGACGAGCGGAAGCGCAGCAGGAGCCAAGACACAGAAGGCGCAGCAGCGTGTTCAAAAGAGGCGGAAAAGAGAAGCGAATCGGAGCTCAACTCCCGAGGGGCAGTTAAGACACTAAACCAGAGTCACTAAACCATCTCGTACCCGTCGCCATGTCTGTCATGCTGTCATGCACTTGTCACCGCCTCTTACGACTGCAGCGCCTCCAGCAGCAGCGAGGACGCCGTGGTCTGGGACGTCTCAGACTCCGTCGTCGCGGGCGGGGTGGTCGGCGGGGCGGCGGTCGTGGGAGTCGTCGACGGCGCGGGCGTGGTGGTGGGCGCCaaggtggtggtcgtggtggtggtgggggcggcggtggtggtgatcgGAGGCGGAGTGGTGGAGCTGAGCGAGGTGAGGGTGGAGGCGAGGGTGGAGGTGTGGCTGGTGAGCGCCTCCGTGGTGCTCGACTGCTGCTGGTCGAGCTGGTCCTCCAGGTCCTTGATCTTGGCCTTGTCtgtgggagggaaggcgagggtgaGGCGAGGTCCTCAGGGCAGAGCGCTCACGAGAACGCGTATGGCTTTTGCCTCAAGATCAGAAATATAAGGAAGTTCCACATACAGATGCATATGATAAATTTTCAAAAGCTAGATAAACTCCAAACACTGTGAAGAATGATTTGAATAAGACACTCTTTTGTAAGATAATCCTAAGCTACCAACGAAGCTGGGAGCACGCTTCGGGCGCCACTGGCTGGAGTCAGCAACAAACTAGAGAGTTACCatttaaaaataagaaatagtcaCTAAACTAATTGCATATATATCAtgacacgtatatgtgtgtgtgtgcataaaccgAGCCTACACACATAAAATCAAGATGACACCTCACatgataacatacacacacaaacgtacgtaTACGTGACGGAAAAGCAAAACTATATTAATATAGAGGTAGAACAATCTTCTATGACCACTAGTCGAACCCAAGATGGTCGGTTTAATAAGACTCAGACCTGCTTTCTCTGGCTGGCGCCGAGAGTGTGTGGGCCGAAAGCTTGCCAGGGAGGAGAGATAAACGGGAGGGAAGCTCACAGGTGGTGTCcacaagggaggggaaaaaagggagactcGGGtggccaaagaaagagagaaaaagagaaaaaggcaggACACTCGCAGGTGGTATCaacaaggaggaaagaaaaaatgaacactCACAGGTGGtgtccaaaagaaagaaagagaaagaacaaacaaacaggacACTCACAGATGTccacaaagaataaaagaaaaaaaggactcaCAGGTGGCGTCCatgagtagaaagaaaaagaaagaacaaataaccAAGACACTCACAGATGTccagaaagatgaaaagaaaaacaaataggaaCCTCACAGATGGCGTCcacaagaaagacaaaagaaaaaaacaaccacacaaaTCGACCACTCACAGATGACGtccacaaagaagaaaataaaaaaatagagcatccacaagagagaaagacaaaagaaaaaaacaaaaacaaacaggccacaaaaaaagaaaaaatggagcacggaagaaaagaaaaaggaaaaagaaaaaaacaggccaccgaagaaaagaaaaaatggagcacgaaaaaaagacaaaaaaaaaacaacaacaacaacaacaaaaaaaagccaaacaggCCACTCACAGGTGATGTCCATGActgtgacggtgatgatgaagcAGGTGAGAGCGAAGACCAGGAAAGCGATCACCTTCAGGAGGGTCTTCTCGTTACTGGAGCGGTGGCGCCACGCCATCTCGGCTTTGTCGCGGCTGCGGGAGACACGGGAGGTCAGTGGGGCGCTCGGCTCGCCTAAGTGGCGGGGGtgaacagggggaagggggagggggtgaagaagggggaagggggagggggtggagagaggaaggaggaagggggtggagagaggaaggaggaagggggtggagaggggggaagtggtagggggtggagagggagaaggggcagagggtggagaggggaaggagagaagggacgaagagggggaagggataggggatggatggggagagggatggagagggggaggggccggatggggggggtgaagggctggaggagggggggggtccatGCTTGTCCaaaagaggcaggggaggggggaggggatgagggggaagtggGCGAAgaaaggatggggtggagggggcggggaggatggagagagagagagagagagggggggggtgagaagagagcgGGAAGTACCTCATATTTACTGATTATGAGATTGAGTGAATGAAGGCACGAGAGcacagttttgttttttttctttcccttaaatTCACCGACATGAGCAGCAATCCCGCCCATAGCAAGTGGAACCCAAAAATGCTTGCAAGACAGAGCTGCGGTCGCCATGGAAActtcaataaacataataacaaaatctTGGACTGAAGTTCAGAtcacgataataacaaatataactcGGGTGCCAGAGGTTGTTATCTACTCTAgcgcacacaaagatacacaacacgtacacatgtacacatacatacgaatacacgcatgcacatattcttacacatacatataaacttacacatacgcatgcaGGCGTGTTCTCTCACacattcacgcaaacacacatgcatacaaacaaaataatatacgagcacacatgtacacatcctCAGACACGAAAAAATATGCGTGCATTTACACACATGTGGAAATGTATTCCCAGAGATATAGGATGTCtacccacaaaaaataaataaataataataataataagtaaaagggGAAATTGTAAAATTATAGGGTTTCGTCAGCTGGCACGTGCCCTCTCCACCAGCTGCCTGCTAAACGGGGGAAAACTTTCACTATGCACGTCATTCAGCTCTCGAATCTAGTCCATGCATGAGGTTTCTGAATGAAGTCAATAGACGTAATATTTCTTGGTTAATTCTAAGAATGGAGTCGTGTTCTAAAGTCATGTTCTTGAGTCAATTCAGTGAATAAAGTCATGTTCTTGGGTCAATTCAGTGAATAAAGTCATGTTCTTGAGTCAATTCAGTGAATAAAGTCATGTTCTTGAGTCAATTCAGTGAATAAAGTCATGTTCTTGAGTCAATTCAGTGAATAAAGTCATGTTCTTGAGTCAAAGCCATGAATAAAGTCACATTCTTCAGTCAGTTTAATGAATAAAGCCATGTTCTTGAGACAATTTCATGAATAATATTATGTCCATCAGAAAGTTCTACGTGTCATGAACAATACGAAAAAAAAGTTCACGAATACGTTTTGCAGTCCTCGAATAAACTTAAAAAGAAGAGTCCAGAATGCAGTACATGTAAGATCGCCGACTGTAACACACCTGTTCACAGAGTACACACAAATTAAGATATTCCTACACCCAGAAGCGgatgtacacaaacacaaccacagcaGCAGACGCTTCCAGTCCCTTGCTGTTGCAACAAACCATAGCTTATAATCATATCATGATATGGATTATATATCTTGATACTGCACTTGCGCATTTTATGCTGAGAACAGGGATGTGTGTATGGCAgtgagtatataagtatgtatatatacatgtatatataaatataaatatttatgtgtgtatatatgtgtgtatatatatatatatatatatatatatatatatataaatatgaatatatatatacatatatatacatatatatatatatacatacatacatacatacatatatatatatatatatatatatatatatatatatatatatatatatatgtatgcatatatgtatatatatatgtatatatatatgtatatatatatatgtatatacatatatatgtgtgtgtgtgtgtgtgtgtgtgtgtgtgtgtgtgtgtgtgtgtgtgtgtgtgtgtgtgtgtgtgtgcgcgcgcgcgcgtgtgttcttgtgtatacataattataatcacacacacatgcgcatacatatatgGTTAATCATTCTTCGAAGGCCTTATCGCCGCTTTCAAACCGGCAAATTTTTTCTCCAAGAATCCTTCCTTTGCACTTAACGGGCGTCACATGTAGGCCTATTTCGTCGGTTCCACCAATTCCCAACCGCTTCGGGAggcaggcacccccccccccccagtgccacGGCTGCGATGCGTTGAAGTCAGCGGCGTGTGGTGACCAGCATATATGTCGCTGCACATAGCCTCGTTAGACTATTAGTCATCACCTTGATAAGCGTTCAGAGAAGGACCGCGGGAACATCCTCAGCTGAAGAAACGTGCACAAGGAATCTGCATCCGCTGTGACGCTGTTTTTGGCCGTGGCGGTCATTTTGTAGTTATCTTATTTCGATGCCTTTATGAAACACAATACGGGTCTCTCATAGGCGAATGGCAGGCCGTCGCAGATAGTAACGTCAACAATGTCACTTGGTTCATGCCTTAATGCCCTAATCACTCCCTGACCTCGCTCGCCATTCATTTAACCTGCCCCCGCGTGTCGCACCTGTACCTGAGTGTCCGGCGCACCCACTGCCAGCCCTCGCCGCCCGTGCGCTCTCACTCACCGCTTGTGCGCCCAGGTGTCGGCCGCGAGGTCGGTTCTCCGCATCTCCATCGCTCGCCACTTGGGTTTAGGTGACTGGCACCGCTGTGCCCGCCTCGCGCACTTGGAGCCGCGTTATGCCCAATGCATGGCAACGGCCTCGCCCCTCCCACACGCTCATGACAGCCCTCATTGCCATTTCCACACGCCATTCGCCCTCATCGCCATGCTCCTCCTCCGACAATTCTGGTCATCCTGGCGCGTTGTttgcgaaagagggaaggacacGCACCCGAGGATTGCGGAAAAAGCTCCAGAATCATGGCACGCAAGTCTTTGAAGCGGCGTGCAAGTGCGTTCATCAGGAaactaaagagaaggaaaaagagtgtCCAcactatttacacatatgtaaggCGTAAAAGGAAAACTTATCTCCTCTTTAGGTGTTCCAGCGTGAAA containing:
- the LOC113806449 gene encoding mucin-7 isoform X4; the encoded protein is MAWRHRSSNEKTLLKVIAFLVFALTCFIITVTVMDITYKAKIKDLEDQLDQQQSSTTEALTSHTSTLASTLTSLSSTTPPPITTTAAPTTTTTTTLAPTTTPAPSTTPTTAAPPTTPPATTESETSQTTASSLLLEALQSLLRNFSGISSASDSVDSARMSKGLFSRTRGTFVIVADVRHEQSRPAPTPPAPDAANATEPFESPLVYIDEAAPSAAPPPPPQGRGQGETTESKEDDLYDADDDDDYAGPRRTTTSDFKNDLEALSTKEGSGVDDDKMTVPP
- the LOC113806449 gene encoding mucin-7 isoform X3 gives rise to the protein MMNPCDIIRDKAEMAWRHRSSNEKTLLKVIAFLVFALTCFIITVTVMDITYKAKIKDLEDQLDQQQSSTTEALTSHTSTLASTLTSLSSTTPPPITTTAAPTTTTTTTLAPTTTPAPSTTPTTAAPPTTPPATTESETSQTTASSLLLEALQSLLRNFSGISSASDSVDSARMSKGLFSRTRGTFVIVADVRHEQSRPAPTPPAPDAANATEPFESPLVYIDEAAPSAAPPPPPQGRGQGETTESKEDDLYDADDDDDYAGPRRTTTSDFKNDLEALSTKEGSGVDDDKMTVPP
- the LOC113806449 gene encoding mucin-7 isoform X2 translates to MCLWICLFGVFGTCFRDKAEMAWRHRSSNEKTLLKVIAFLVFALTCFIITVTVMDITYKAKIKDLEDQLDQQQSSTTEALTSHTSTLASTLTSLSSTTPPPITTTAAPTTTTTTTLAPTTTPAPSTTPTTAAPPTTPPATTESETSQTTASSLLLEALQSLLRNFSGISSASDSVDSARMSKGLFSRTRGTFVIVADVRHEQSRPAPTPPAPDAANATEPFESPLVYIDEAAPSAAPPPPPQGRGQGETTESKEDDLYDADDDDDYAGPRRTTTSDFKNDLEALSTKEGSGVDDDKMTVPP
- the LOC113806449 gene encoding mucin-7 isoform X1 — its product is MEMRRTDLAADTWAHKRRDKAEMAWRHRSSNEKTLLKVIAFLVFALTCFIITVTVMDITYKAKIKDLEDQLDQQQSSTTEALTSHTSTLASTLTSLSSTTPPPITTTAAPTTTTTTTLAPTTTPAPSTTPTTAAPPTTPPATTESETSQTTASSLLLEALQSLLRNFSGISSASDSVDSARMSKGLFSRTRGTFVIVADVRHEQSRPAPTPPAPDAANATEPFESPLVYIDEAAPSAAPPPPPQGRGQGETTESKEDDLYDADDDDDYAGPRRTTTSDFKNDLEALSTKEGSGVDDDKMTVPP